The Papaver somniferum cultivar HN1 unplaced genomic scaffold, ASM357369v1 unplaced-scaffold_107, whole genome shotgun sequence genome includes a region encoding these proteins:
- the LOC113328414 gene encoding MDIS1-interacting receptor like kinase 2-like: MFLQVASSTLLVFIVLLFFTSSNVIVFASGSSLSLTRNRDLTVEEEVDALLKWKSTLVNQTHLLLPSWKIHSTASTTNPCKWYGITCNNQGSVVELSLVNLGLQGTLHNLNFSSFSNLVILQLSQNNLFGTIPSQIGNLRSLVTLDMSLNKLTGSIPASVGNLRNLTYLSFFQNELSGSLPIGINNLTQLKQLYLNGNKFSGYLPQNVCQSGILENFAAGFNHFKGSIPRSLRNCTSLRTLGLEYNKLVDNLTEAFHVYPHLYRFTVRNNMLYGELSKDWGDCRNLTALSFRGNNITGRIPAEMGKLKILSALYLGSNNLVGEIPKELFKMSSLIELHLSNNQLSGRLPSTIGMLSNLQYLDISTNKLSGSIPKQLGECSNLLSLNLSTNSFNGTITPQIGNLDSLQILLDLSYNELSGEIPPDLGKLSKLETLNLSHNKFYGSIPSSFDQMVSLASVDVSYNKLSGPLPNIKAFKDAHVDALKNNKDLCGNNSTGVRPCKSLDVTARKKAKHNKVLLMILLPSIGSTFFLFILFALLFRLRKRWVENASLTDQARATNSERNLFSIWNYDGKIVFEDIIEATEDFDTKYCIGKGGYGSVYKAELSTGQVVAVKKLHPSDEDSEAFELKSFESEVHALTKIRHRNIVKLFGFCSNPARRISFLVYEFVERGSLKNVLLDGEQAMGFNWIKRLRFIRGTANALAYMHHDCIPAIVHRDISSNNILLDSGYNSRVSDFGTARILKPDSSNWTSLAGTYGYVAPELAYTMKVTEKCDVYSLGVIILEVLMGRHPSEIITLLSHDVLSSSSASKVGQNVRLGDILDQRIGAPTDIVKNEITYIMKVGVSCLQGDPHTRPTMQEVSVQLSLFAQSMANLAKPFETITLRDIMLS, translated from the exons ATGTTTCTACAAGTTGCCTCTTCTACTTTGTTAGTTTTTATAGTACTGCTGTTTTTCACATCTTCAAATGTTATTGTCTTTGCTTCTGGTTCATCTCTTTCTTTAACTCGGAATAGAGATTTAACAGTTGAAGAAGAAGTAGATGCCcttttgaaatggaaatcaaCCCTCGTTAACCAAACTCATTTGCTCCTCCCTTCTTGGAAAATACATTCTACTGCGAGTACAACGAACCCATGCAAGTGGTATGGAATCACTTGTAACAACCAAGGAAGCGTCGTGGAATTGAGCTTAGTAAATTTGGGTTTACAAGGTACACTTCATAATTTAAACTTCTCATCTTTTTCCAACTTGGTTATTCTTCAGTTGAGCCAAAACAATCTCTTCGGAACCATTCCATCCCAGATCGGTAATCTAAGGTCTTTAGTTACCTTAGATATGTCTTTGAATAAACTCACTGGTTCAATCCCTGCTTCTGTCGGTAACTTGAGAAATttgacttatttatctttttttcaaAATGAATTATCTGGTTCCTTGCCAATAGGAATCAACAATCTAACTCAGTTGAAACAATTGTATTTGAATGGAAACAAGTTTTCTGGTTATTTACCTCAAAACGTATGTCAAAGCGGAATACTTGAAAATTTTGCTGCAGGTTTTAACCATTTTAAGGGTTCTATACCAAGAAGCCTTAGAAATTGCACCAGCCTTAGGACTCTCGGACTTGAATATAATAAACTGGTAGATAATCTGACAGAGGCGTTCCATGTGTATCCGCATCTATATAGATTTACTGTGCGTAACAATATGTTGTATGGTGAACTCTCAAAAGACTGGGGTGATTGTCGAAATTTGACAGCCTTATCTTTCAGAGGGAATAATATCACAGGTAGAATACCAGCTGAGATGGGAAAATTGAAGATTTTAAGTGCACTTTATCTTGGTTCAAATAACTTAGTAGGTGAAATTCCTAAGGAGTTATTCAAAATGTCCTCATTGATCGAGTTACATCTGAGCAATAACCAACTTTCTGGTAGGTTGCCTTCGACAATTGGAATGTTATCCAACCTGCAATATCTTGATATTTCAACAAATAAACTCAGCGGGTCAATACCCAAACAACTTGGGGAGTGCTCAAATTTATTATCTTTGAATTTGAGCACAAACAGTTTTAATGGAACCATCACACCCCAGATAGGAAACTTAGATTCGTTACAGATTTTGTTAGATCTTAGTTACAATGAGTTGAGTGGAGAGATACCACCAGATCTTGGAAAACTAAGCAAACTAGAAACACTAAATTTATCGCACAACAAGTTTTATGGCTCAATTCCATCTTCATTTGATCAAATGGTTAGCTTGGCCAGCGTTGATGTTTCGTATAATAAATTGAGTGGTCCTCTTCCAAATATTAAAGCCTTTAAGGATGCTCACGTTgatgcattgaagaacaacaaagatTTGTGCGGTAATAACTCTACAGGAGTTAGACCATGCAAGTCCTTGGATGTGACTGCAAGAAAAAAAGCCAAGCATAATAAAGTTTTGCTCATGATCTTACTTCCTTCGATTGGTTCAACATTTTTTCTATTTATACTTTTCGCCCTTTTGTTTCGCCTTCGGAAAAGATGGGTAGAAAATGCTTCCCTTACAGATCAAGCTAGAGCTACCAATTCCGAAAGAAATTTATTTTCAATTTGGAATTATGATGGAAAAATAGTTTTCGAggacataattgaagcaaccgAAGATTTTGACACTAAATATTGCATCGGAAAGGGAGGATATGGGAGCGTTTACAAAGCAGAGCTGTCAACAGGTCAAGTTGTTGCTGTGAAGAAACTTCACCCATCAGATGAAGATTCTGAGGCATTTGAGCTCAAGTCATTTGAAAGTGAAGTTCATGCACTCACAAAAATACGACACCGGAACATTGTTAAGCTTTTTGGTTTTTGTTCTAATCCTGCAAGGCGGATCTCATTTCTGGTCTATGAGTTTGTGGAAAGAGGAAGCTTGAAAAATGTTTTGTTAGATGGAGAACAGGCGATGGGGTTTAATTGGATAAAGAGGCTAAGATTCATCAGGGGAACAGCTAATGCACTTGCCTACATGCACCATGATTGTATCCCAGCAATAGTTCACAGAGACATATCTAGCAATAATATTTTGTTGGACTCTGGATATAATTCCCGTGTTTCTGATTTTGGTACGGCGAGGATTTTGAAACCAGATTCTTCCAATTGGACTTCCCTTGCAGGAACCTATGGATATGTTGCTCCAG AGCTTGCATATACAATGAAGGTGACCGAGAAGTGTGATGTTTATAGCTTGGGGGTGATCATATTAGAAGTACTAATGGGAAGGCATCCATCTGAAATCATCACACTACTCTCGCATGATGTCCTTTCATCTTCCTCTGCCAGTAAGGTGGGGCAAAATGTAAGGTTGGGAGACATCTTGGACCAACGCATTGGAGCACCAACAGATATTGTGAAGAACGAAATAACGTACATCATGAAGGTCGGAGTTTCATGCTTACAGGGTGATCCACATACTCGGCCAACCATGCAAGAAGTATCAGTACAACTATCGTTGTTTGCTCAGAGCATGGCAAATTTAGCAAAGCCTTTTGAAACTATTACACTAAGAGACATAATGCTGTCATAG
- the LOC113327973 gene encoding MDIS1-interacting receptor like kinase 2-like, with amino-acid sequence MFQRIRVSTDTSLVLLVLLIISSYNAVVHFAYGSSISSTRDRQHFQAVELEVDALLKWKSSLVNQTTSPFSSWKMNSTTNATSPCEWYGITCNNDGSVTKLSIIGWGLQGTLHSFNFSSFYSLVSLDLSQNDLYGTIPSQISNLLKLTYLDLSNNKFSGHIPLEIGFLRNLKLLNLSNNQISGFIPQEIGNLYLLTDLWLYMNSLTGSIPISIFNLTNLAYLSFFWNSLSGIIPQDIGKLRSLTYLSLDLNNFTGSIPTSLTNLTGLNTLYLGDNHLSGIIPQDIGRLHSLSSLDFFGNNLTGSIPTSICNLTNLSNLYMHDNMLSGTIPQNIGNLRSLTIFASGMNNLIGSVPASVGNLRNLILLSLFQNELTGSLPMGFNNLTQLKILILSENKFSGYLPQNICQSRTLEKFQVDQNFFKGPIPRSLRNCTSLRKLGLSVNELVDNVTEAFHVYPHLERLNVRNNMLYGELSKEWGNCQNLVILSCGGNNITGRIPSEIGKLKILSALNLGFNNLVGKIPEGLLRLSSLIELHLSNNQLSGRLSSAVGMLSNLTHLDLSSNKLIGSIPKQLGECSKLLSLNLRNNNFNGSIPTQIGNLDSLQIFLDLSNNELSGEIPSSFGKLSKLETLNLSHNNFSGSIPSSFVQMVSLTIIDVSYNQLSGPLPNTKAFKDAPVDALKNNKGLCGDNSRGLKPCNTNPTIEVGEDGVKEDAIERILFYGVIALGFGVGFWGLFLVLLLNKEKWWFGYWRIIDSIVIRIIRCCIHEN; translated from the coding sequence ATGTTTCAACGAATAAGGGTTTCCACTGATACTTCACTAGTGTTGTTGGTGTTACTAATAATTTCATCTTACAATGCTGTTGTTCATTTTGCATATGGTTCTTCAATATCTTCAACTCGTGATAGACAACATTTTCAAGCAGTAGAACTAGAAGTAGATGCTcttttgaaatggaaatcaaGCCTTGTGAATCAAACTACTTCTCCCTTCTCTTCTTGGAAGATGAATTCTACTACAAATGCAACGAGTCCATGCGAGTGGTATGGAATCACTTGTAACAATGATGGGAGTGTCACGAAATTGAGCATTATTGGTTGGGGTTTACAAGGTACGCTCCATAGTTTCAATTTCTCATCCTTCTACAGCTTAGTTAGTCTTGACTTGAGCCAGAATGATCTTTATGGAACTATTCCCTCCCAAATTAGTAATCTTTTAAAACTCACCTATCTCGATCTTTCCAACAATAAATTTTCTGGACATATTCCACTAGAAATTGGTTTTCTAAGAAATCTGAAGTTATTAAATCTTTCCAACAATCAAATTAGTGGATTTATCCCTCAAGAAATCGGCAATTTATATCTTCTAACTGATTTATGGTTGTACATGAACAGTCTGACTGGCTCAATCCCTATTTCTATATTCAATCTGACCAACTTGGCCTATTTATCATTTTTTTGGAACAGCCTTTCTGGCATCATACCTCAAGATATTGGTAAACTAAGGTCTCTTACCTACTTGTCCCTCGATTTAAACAATTTCACTGGTTCAATCCCTACTTCTTTAACCAATTTAACTGGCCTAAACACTCTTTACCTAGGGGATAACCACCTTTCTGGCATCATTCCTCAAGATATAGGAAGGTTACACTCTCTTTCATCCTTAGATTTCTTCGGAAACAATCTCACAGGTTCCATCCCTACTTCGATATGCAATTTAACCAACTTAAGCAATTTATACATGCACGATAATATGCTTTCCGGCACCATACCTCAAAATATAGGAAATTTAAGGTCtcttaccatcttcgcatccggTATGAATAATCTCATTGGTTCAGTCCCTGCATCTGTAGGTAATCTGAGAAATTTGATTCTTTTAAGTCTTTTCCAAAATGAATTAACCGGTTCATTGCCAATGGGATTCAACAATCTAACACaattgaaaatattgattttgagtgAGAATAAGTTTTCCGGTTATTTACCTCAAAATATATGTCAAAGCAGAACACTTGAAAAATTTCAGGTAGATCAAAATTTTTTCAAGGGTCCTATACCAAGAAGCCTTAGAAATTGCACCAGCCTGAGAAAACTCGGTCTTTCAGTTAATGAACTGGTTGATAATGTTACAGAGGCGTTTCACGTGTATCCACATCTAGAACGGTTAAatgtgagaaacaatatgttgtATGGTGAGCTCTCAAAGGAATGGGGGAATTGTCAAAATTTGGTAATCCTATCTTGCGGAGGGAACAATATCACTGGAAGAATACCATCTGAAATAGggaaattgaagattttaagTGCACTTAATCTTGGTTTCAACAACTTAGTAGGAAAAATTCCTGAGGGGTTGTTGAGATTGTCTTCATTAATCGAATTACATTTGAGTAATAACCAACTTTCTGGTAGGTTGTCTTCCGCAGTTGGAATGTTATCCAACCTGACACATCTCGATTTATCATCAAACAAACTAATCGGGTCGATACCAAAACAACTAGGGGAGTGCTCAAAGTTACTATCTCTGAATTTGAGAAACAACAATTTTAACGGAAGCATCCCAACCCAGATTGGAAACTTGGATTCGTTGCAGATTTTCTTAGATCTTAGTAACAATGAGTTGAGTGGAGAGATACCATCATCTTTCGGAAAACTAAGTAAACTAGAGACACTAAATTTATCCCACAACAATTTTTCCGGCTCAATTCCATCTTCATTTGTTCAAATGGTTAGCTTGACTATCATTGATGTTTCGTACAATCAATTGAGTGGTCCTCTTCCAAACACCAAGGCCTTTAAGGATGCTCCTGTTGATGCGTTGAAGAACAACAAAGGTTTGTGTGGTGATAACTCAAGAGGCTTAAAACCATGTAATACAAATCCTACAATTGAAGTCGGAGAAGATGGTGTTAAAGAGGATGCAATTGAGAGAATATTGTTTTATGGTGTTATTGCGTTGGGGTTCGGAGTTGGGTTTTGGGGTTTGTTCTTGGTTCTGCTTCTTAACAAAGAGAAATGGTGGTTTGGGTATTGGAGAATTATCGATTCCATTGTGATTAGAATAATCCGTTGTTGTATTCACGAAAATTga